The sequence below is a genomic window from Nostoc flagelliforme CCNUN1.
CAATTGGACAGAAGATTCTATTTGGAATAATTCTGAATTTACAACTAGTTGGCATATTAAAACCCACGCTTTTACTGAAGCAGTTCACTGTACAGGCAAAAATCACTTTATTGAAGATAATAAAGGAACGCTAATCCAAAGCCGGGGTGAACTAATCATCGATCCGCAGCAGATCAAGGGTACACCACAGCAGTTAACAGTGGCGATCGCTCGGATCGTTGAGAATTCATTAGGAAAACAGATTACACCTAATTTCCAACAAATGAGCGAAGGAGTTCGTCAATACCTGAAGAAAGTGCAATAAAGTACGAACTTACATGATTGCCAATTTCACAACTTATTAGTCAACAGTTTATAGCTTTTGATGACATATCAACATAGCCAATTTCCAAACATCAAGCAAAGTCACAGGACTGCTGTACAAAGGTGAAAAGGGTTGTTTTTTTAATTGCAGCAAAGCTGAGAATTGGGTTTTAGATTACTCACCCTAAATTAAAGAATTTTAATCAAAAATCTCATCTTCAAGGATGTATTTCAATATCTCCAAGGACTGATGGTGTAGTGTTAATTTTCATAGTTAATTGAAATTACTTAATTTAATATCAGGAGTCGTTATTGTGGAAAGTAATAGCAAACAACTCATAATTATTGGCGGAGCCGAAGATAAAAAAGAAGATTGTGAAATACTGCGCGAGTTTGTACGACGCGCTGGGGGTACGAAGGCAAGAATAATAATTATGACAGCAGCGACAGAGCTACCTAGAGAGGTTGGAGAAAATTATATTAGAGTATTTGAACGGTTAGGAGCTGAAGATGCTCGGATTGTTGATACGGAAACTCGTGATGATGCATCCTCTTCTAGTGCATTAGAAGCTGTTAGCAAAGCCACAGGAATATTCTTTACTGGAGGAGATCAAGCTCGAATTACAAGCGTTATTAAAGATACTGAACTTGACAGAGCTATTCACAAGCGTTTTGCAGAAGGGGCAGTTATTGCAGGCACAAGCGCAGGAGCGGCTATGATGCCAGATAAAATGATTGTAGAAGGCGATTCTCAAACTAACCCTCGGATAGAAATTATAGAGATGGGGCCAGGTTTAGGCTTTCTGCCGGGAGTAGTAATTGACCAACATTTTTTACAGCGTGGACGCTTGGGGCGCTTAATTTCAGCTTTGATACAAGAGCCTGCTGATTTGGGATTTGGTATTGATGAGAATACTGCAATGGTAGTTACTGATAGACAAGTTGAAATCATTGGTGAAGGCTCAGTCACAATTGTCGATGTAGAGGATACATACGACAATATGGGTGAAATTTTAAAAGATGAGGCTTTAGCGATTTGTGGAGCAAAGCTCCATATATTACCGCGTGGCTACAAATTTAATTTGGAAACTCGCCAACCTATCTTAAATAATGGCTCTATCGCAGATGTGTCTGTATTAGCAGGTTCAGCAAATACTTAACTTTGAAACCTTTAACTCATCCCACGGCTACGAAAACATCGTAAGTCTTTTTGACAGGCTCCTGCGATCGCTCGTTTTCATAAAAAGCCGTGGGAAAATCTAGTCATTAGCCATTAGTACCAATAACTAATGACAAATGACAAATGACTAATGACTAATGACTAAATCCACCGATTTTCGTTCAGTAACCTGCTCAATTATATTTGCTGCCTGTTTCACGCCGCCTGAAAGTTTAATTGACTGCTGAATTCTGCGGGCATTGTTTTTGTAAGAATTTTCCGTCAACACTCGCTTAATTGCCGATCGCAGGTTAGAAATATTTAGTTTCTGTAGAGAAATCACTTCTCCTACTCCCGTGGAACTAATTCGCGCAGCAGTTCCTGGTTGCTCAAAGGTGATCGGAATCGCTACTACAGGTACGCCATAGGTAAGTGAATCTAATGTCGTATTCATGCCTGCATGAGTTATCGTCAAATTAGCGTGCGCTAATATATCTGGTTGCGGAGCATATTCAACTACTAGAGGAGAACCCGGAAGCGAACGCACTGCTTCTTCACTCATCCCACCCCCATGCGCGATTACCAGTTGTACATCCAGTCCTTGACAAGCAGCAGCAATACAATGAAATACTGCTTCTTTGGTGTTTTGCACACTTCCAAGAGAAGCATAAATCATCGGTTGTCCAGTCAACTTCTCATAGGGAAATGTAAATAATTGTGGTGAAGAATTCCGCAACGGGCCAACATAATGCAGGTGCGATGGCAGTTCGGGAATGGGAAACTCAAATAACTCAGGCTGTTGACTAATATGGGCAAGTTGTGCGTTAGAAGCGTAGATGTGGCGATAATCAGATAACTTCCACTCTTGGCGGTAGTGATTAATAGTTTGTAAAATCGGCTGACAACTGCGATCTAAAAAGTAATAAGCCAAGAGATTGCGGATTTTTGACACATGGCTATTCTGGTAATTCCAGGGAGTGAAGAAAGGAGGAACATCGGCTCGACGGTGAATTACCTGTCCGCAAGAAACGCAAATGAACGGGAGATTGAGATATTCTGCTACCGTTTCACCAGCAGGTTCGAGTTGATCTACCAGTAAGACTTCTATTCCTGTCGCTGCGATCGCTTTAGGCGCATCTTGGCAAATTATTTCAACCATTTGCTGGCAAAAGCCGAGGGAGTAATCCAATGCCTTTAAAGCGCTTAACTTTCCCAACTGAGCAAAAGTTTGAGCCATTGAGCCAGGTTGATAGATCGCTTCGCCAATCGGATAGAAATTTAACCCCTCGGATTGCACTTTTGATTCCAAATCTGGGATTTGTAGGAAGGTGACGCGATGACCGTGCGATTGCAGTTCTCTTCCCAAAGCAGCTTGGGGATTCAGGTGTCCGGGATACGGTGGGCAAATAATGCCAAAGTGAGTCATAAGTCAAAAGTTAACAGGGTATTGATGGCTTAGGGAAAGTGATTGCCATACGAATGCCACTAAGTTAAGCTGAAGAGTATGCAGCGTAAGGATTGCAGAGAGGCAGGGGTGCAGGGGTGCAGAGGGGAATTTCTAAATACCCGAACGCAATGCCTAAAACTTCTTCTTTCTCCCCTGCTCCTCCGCTCCTCTGCACCCCTGCTGCCTCAACGATTTTCTCTTTTCTTAGTGCCATTCGATTGCCATACTTTGTGCTTGTATGCTGGAAGTTTCCACCAAGGTACATCAGGATACTCATGATGTTCTTGATGGTAGCCAAAGTGATAGCAACTAATGAGTTACCAAAAAACTGGTAATAAAATCGTTTGAGCGTGATGGGGATGAACGTAACTTTCTTCAGGTTATTGTTGGGACAAAATTGACCAAAAGAAAATAGTTTAATGGGTCAGTAAAAAAATAGAATTCAAGCATTAACTACAGCTTTTCGCTTCGGTCTAATTAGCTGCATGTCTAAATCTAAAATTAGGTTGTTTAACTTATTTGAAGCTAGAAAGCTGTTCAATTAATTGCTTGGTTAATGCCTTCATATATACTATCGGTTTAACAAGTTCCTGCTTTCTATCTGTAGTTCTACTTGTAAGTCATCCTAAATATTTATTTATGCACGACGACTTAAATAGCAAGCATAAAATATTCTATTAGTAAAGACTGTAAAACAGATTTAATAAAGCTATATCATTATTGGCTACTGGCAAGAGTTCTCCCCATTAAACTTGATTTTTTCCACAAGTAATATTACTGCTTATCAAAGTTGCTCCATCTTCTAAAACAGACTAATGTTAAATACTTTTGTGCTAATAAACACAAAAGTATTAAAAAATATCCCTTCCTATGTGAGGAGGGATATTGATTTAATTGCCCTAGAGATTAGGGAAGGATAAATTTGACTTCTCTGTTTATAGACAAATTAATTTTTGCAAAAAGTTCAATTTTTCAGCGCTCCACAGCATAGATATAGTGCGGTATGTCGCGCCAGAGTGTTTTCTGAACAACCTTGAGTCCGTTCTTTTCCGCTACGCGCCGAGAGGGGATGTTCTCTAGGCGAATCAAGGAAATGACGCGAGCGCAACCCAGCACGTTAAAGGCGTAGTCTTGGCAAGCATACGCGGCTTCGGTGGCGTAACCCTGCATTTGTTGGTCGCGGCGGACATGATAACCAATTTCGAGTTCTTGGTGTCCCTCGACCTCCTGCCAAACCAGTCCGCAGTCGCCGATTACCTCACCCGTGGTCTTGAGAACCATCGCCCACAAGCCAAGTCCGTGCTGTGCGTAGTTGCGGCGATGCTGGTCAATCCATTTTTCCACCATCTCGCGGTCAAAGGGCTTTGGGTAGTAGCGC
It includes:
- a CDS encoding cyanophycinase gives rise to the protein MVESNSKQLIIIGGAEDKKEDCEILREFVRRAGGTKARIIIMTAATELPREVGENYIRVFERLGAEDARIVDTETRDDASSSSALEAVSKATGIFFTGGDQARITSVIKDTELDRAIHKRFAEGAVIAGTSAGAAMMPDKMIVEGDSQTNPRIEIIEMGPGLGFLPGVVIDQHFLQRGRLGRLISALIQEPADLGFGIDENTAMVVTDRQVEIIGEGSVTIVDVEDTYDNMGEILKDEALAICGAKLHILPRGYKFNLETRQPILNNGSIADVSVLAGSANT
- a CDS encoding glycosyltransferase is translated as MTHFGIICPPYPGHLNPQAALGRELQSHGHRVTFLQIPDLESKVQSEGLNFYPIGEAIYQPGSMAQTFAQLGKLSALKALDYSLGFCQQMVEIICQDAPKAIAATGIEVLLVDQLEPAGETVAEYLNLPFICVSCGQVIHRRADVPPFFTPWNYQNSHVSKIRNLLAYYFLDRSCQPILQTINHYRQEWKLSDYRHIYASNAQLAHISQQPELFEFPIPELPSHLHYVGPLRNSSPQLFTFPYEKLTGQPMIYASLGSVQNTKEAVFHCIAAACQGLDVQLVIAHGGGMSEEAVRSLPGSPLVVEYAPQPDILAHANLTITHAGMNTTLDSLTYGVPVVAIPITFEQPGTAARISSTGVGEVISLQKLNISNLRSAIKRVLTENSYKNNARRIQQSIKLSGGVKQAANIIEQVTERKSVDLVISH
- a CDS encoding fatty acid desaturase; protein product: MSCYHFGYHQEHHEYPDVPWWKLPAYKHKVWQSNGTKKRENR
- a CDS encoding GNAT family N-acetyltransferase — its product is MILETQRLFLREMTLSDLDALLLVLGDAESMRYYPKPFDREMVEKWIDQHRRNYAQHGLGLWAMVLKTTGEVIGDCGLVWQEVEGHQELEIGYHVRRDQQMQGYATEAAYACQDYAFNVLGCARVISLIRLENIPSRRVAEKNGLKVVQKTLWRDIPHYIYAVER